A window of Penaeus chinensis breed Huanghai No. 1 chromosome 9, ASM1920278v2, whole genome shotgun sequence genomic DNA:
cacacacacacacacacacacacacacacacacacacacacacacacacacacacacacacacacacacacacacacacacacacacacacgcatacacacacacacacatatatatatgtataagtatatatatatatatatatttgtaaatgtttttatatataaatatacccatatacatacatacatatatatatatatatatatatatatatatatatatatatatatatataaatatatatatatgtgtgtgtgtgtgtgtgtgtgtgtgtgtgtgtgtgtgtgtgtgtgtgtgtgtgtgtgtgtgtgtgtgtgtgtgtgtgtgtgtgtgcgtgcataaataaatatatatataatatatatatatatatatatatatatatatatatatataatatatatataatatatatatatatatatatatatatatatatatgtgtgtgtgtgtgtatgtgtgtgtgtgtgtgtgtgtgtgtgtgtgtgtgtgtgtgtgtgtgtgtttatatatacacatatttatatatacatgtgtgtgtgtgtgtgtgtgtgtgtgtgtgtgtgtgtgtgtgtgtgtgtgtgtgtgtgtgtgtgtgtgtgtgtgtgtgtttgtatatatgcatacatacatacatacatacatacacacatatatatatatatatatatataaatatttatatatatgtgtgtgtgtgtgtgtgtgtgtgtgtgtgtgtgtatgtgtgtgtgtatatatatatatatatatatatatatttatatatatatatatatgtgtgtatgtgtgtgtgtgtgtgtgtgtgtgtgtgtgtgtatgtttgtgtgtgtatacatgcatacgtacatacatacatacatatttatatatgtgtgtgtgtgtgtgtgtatatatatgtatatatatatatatatatatatatatatatacatatatatatatatatatatatatatatatatatatatatatatgaatcgtgcATATTTGATATGGATTCGTGAATTTTGTAACATGCACCGTCATTGCGACTCTTTTTCCGTAGATGTGCGTATCTAATCTCCAAAGTGCGTAGTGCCAAACAGGGTTATAGTGCGGGGGAGAAATGCCTCTTCCGCGAAATAATTTGTAATATAATGGTGTAAATTAagtcgtctttcttttttctaatgtTTTCATGTATAGAAATTTCTAAGTTATGTGTGACTACAGTCTGATAACTTATGTATGATAGATAATTCCTAAACGAAATAAATTAATGTAATATTATGTGGTGTTTTATAAACCTTCCATGTGACTGATAGCTTATAGTattaagaggagaaaggaaaacgtgCGTAAAAAGTTATTTTAATGTTAAAGCTTACAGTGTTTATAATGTAATGACAGTAGTGGCGGATTTAACATTGACACCGgcaaaattaatgacaataattcagataatgataagaatggcggTCATTATTTACGCGTCCATACCAGTCATCTTTATGAATATGATttgaattaatataataaaaaaacaaaaaaacacattgtaAATCTCGTATCGTATCATTACAAAATTCCAACAGGTAAATCGCAAacctagaggagggggggggggggggcaccggtCAAGTTCAGTATCCATATGAAGACTATATTATGAAATCATGGCTCTAAGGAATATTGTGttacatgaaataaataaagtttgTACGAATTGGtgaatgttttcttttccttagcctaaaaaaacaaaacaaaaaaaacacacacacagcaggggGAACGAGGTTGGGTTGCAGATGTCTTTGAGGTTAAAGAAAGAGTTCGGGAATCACTGCCATAGAACATCTCAACGCGAAGAGCCCAAGGTAAATCGGTGCTTCTGGTTGATCAGATGACACAAGTTAGCCGAGGAGAATCAAGTCACACCGGAAACTGAGTGACGTAACTGAAACCTACATAGAACAGGTGGCGTCGGGAGAGAAACCTAGTTTGATTATATACAAACAACAGGGGAATGGTTGATACGTTTTAGCAAGCACGTtagtaaaaggggagagagaatatcATTTTGTTTGTACTGTATTCTCTTGGTGATCACGTTTGAGATTTTAGTTTGGCATCGAACTGTTGATATTAGTCTTGTATTAAGCCATTTGTTACTATAGTCTTATCACCAAATCATAAACAAAgtcaaaataagatatatatctagaatatttctataaattcataaatacacCATTAGAGAAACATCGGAACATATGTTAACTTAAGTGTATGAGCCAAAGTTACGTGTTACAGGTAGACAATGACATACAGTCGTCTCAGCCTCGGGTACATATTGTAGACGATGAACTATACGCCATCCGTAGCGGCGTTCGATTAAATGGTCACGTGCCTGCAGCGATGCACTTCCTCGGGGTTGAAATAGAACTTCTTGTCAAGACCGTTGTTCGTTCTCTCGCAGGTCACCCGAGGCACGGTGATCGGATCGTCCTTTTGCAGCGTCTTGGTCATGTAGGTCGACACCTTCCTGACGAGGGTGTCGATATCGTCCTGGTAGGCGTTCTCCGCGAACACGTGGCAAATGGCCTGGATCAGGAGCGAGCCCTTGTGTGGGTCTCGGTAGGATAACTCGCCCGAGGCTGTCGAGAAGATGGAGTACATGTCGGAGTACTTCTGAACACCCTCGAACGCCGGTTGTGGTGCTATCAGTCGAGTGTCGGCCTCGTACCACATATTCCGCACCTGTCGTTCGGATTCCATAAGAGCAGGCTCCGAATATCGCCTCTGGTCCTCGCTAATGCCTGGACTCGGAGGCGCCTCAGCTTTGTCCTCGGTTTGCTCCGCCAGGATCTTATTAATTTCCTCCCGCACTATCTGTCTCAGGCTCTCAGTGAAAGGCAAGTCAAGGGGCTTGTTCCTGAATCGAGAGGATGGCATGTACGAATTATTTCTACAGAACTGCAGGATGAAGATCTTTGGCTTCCCGCGGAGTATCTCGCAGTTGATGTTGTTGAACATCGTGTAGATCTCCATGAGGTCGACTTGTTTATCGTCTGAAGTGACGAAGGTCTTGGGTCCCAGTCCGtggctcatgatgatgatcacgCTCGAACACAACATCTTGTGCCTCGTGTCAACGCTGAAGTCTTTCAGTCTCTCCATGAACCTGTTCTTCGTAATGTGGCCTGTCATGCAATACTTCTCGTCCCGGCGCCCGCCTCCGTAGCCAAGTTGCTGGAACAGATCCAGCATTGAATAGTAATCCATCTCCGACCCCTTCCGCTGGCCGTATCGGTCATTCATAAATTGAGAGAAATTGCACATAAACACGAGGCCGCGCGGCGTGGAGTCGTTCTTGTAGGCTCCATCGTTCTCGCCGTATACCTTTGTGTATTTCACTTTTATGCCAGATAAGGACTCCTTTCTTTGCCTGCAAGCTCTCCTCCTTCGCTGCCGGTCGTGCGTTCCCAAATGGGTCAGACACGTGTCATTACAAAATTTAACATGGTTAGACTCCGTAGGCGAGGTGGCCTCAGGAAGGTCGGTGCAGGACTGTGTCGGAGACGACTCGCCCGACGCCAAGCTCTCTGCGTACGTCGGTGGCGTGGCAGCGGCGACGGATTCCGTAGCCGCTGCCTGGCCATCGCATTCGAGCGGCTGCTGCATGTAAACCCTCTCTGTTTTGgccttcacttctcctcctccttcctggcgGACGGCAAGCCACTCGTCCATGCCTACTTGTCCGGGTTTCTCTCCAACGACGTTAGCAGGACTTGCGTCACTCTTCTCACTCTGACTCTTCTCACTCTGActcttcttactcttactctgcTCACTCTTACTCTGCTCACTCTTAGGCCCAATCTGCTTGTTTGGCTCCGATGATCTCGCTTTATACTCCAGTGCTCTTCGCTTCTGGGTTATTCTGAAAAATGCCCGAAGCTTCTTGCGAAATCCCATGGCGAAGGTTGAGAATTCCCGTAGCCGCCTCTCTGGAAGTGCAGACGTAAACAGGCCATTACTGGAGGCTatca
This region includes:
- the LOC125028966 gene encoding caspase-1-like isoform X1 translates to MIASSNGLFTSALPERRLREFSTFAMGFRKKLRAFFRITQKRRALEYKARSSEPNKQIGPKSEQSKSEQSKSKKSQSEKSQSEKSDASPANVVGEKPGQVGMDEWLAVRQEGGGEVKAKTERVYMQQPLECDGQAAATESVAAATPPTYAESLASGESSPTQSCTDLPEATSPTESNHVKFCNDTCLTHLGTHDRQRRRRACRQRKESLSGIKVKYTKVYGENDGAYKNDSTPRGLVFMCNFSQFMNDRYGQRKGSEMDYYSMLDLFQQLGYGGGRRDEKYCMTGHITKNRFMERLKDFSVDTRHKMLCSSVIIIMSHGLGPKTFVTSDDKQVDLMEIYTMFNNINCEILRGKPKIFILQFCRNNSYMPSSRFRNKPLDLPFTESLRQIVREEINKILAEQTEDKAEAPPSPGISEDQRRYSEPALMESERQVRNMWYEADTRLIAPQPAFEGVQKYSDMYSIFSTASGELSYRDPHKGSLLIQAICHVFAENAYQDDIDTLVRKVSTYMTKTLQKDDPITVPRVTCERTNNGLDKKFYFNPEEVHRCRHVTI
- the LOC125028966 gene encoding caspase-1-like isoform X2, with the translated sequence MGFRKKLRAFFRITQKRRALEYKARSSEPNKQIGPKSEQSKSEQSKSKKSQSEKSQSEKSDASPANVVGEKPGQVGMDEWLAVRQEGGGEVKAKTERVYMQQPLECDGQAAATESVAAATPPTYAESLASGESSPTQSCTDLPEATSPTESNHVKFCNDTCLTHLGTHDRQRRRRACRQRKESLSGIKVKYTKVYGENDGAYKNDSTPRGLVFMCNFSQFMNDRYGQRKGSEMDYYSMLDLFQQLGYGGGRRDEKYCMTGHITKNRFMERLKDFSVDTRHKMLCSSVIIIMSHGLGPKTFVTSDDKQVDLMEIYTMFNNINCEILRGKPKIFILQFCRNNSYMPSSRFRNKPLDLPFTESLRQIVREEINKILAEQTEDKAEAPPSPGISEDQRRYSEPALMESERQVRNMWYEADTRLIAPQPAFEGVQKYSDMYSIFSTASGELSYRDPHKGSLLIQAICHVFAENAYQDDIDTLVRKVSTYMTKTLQKDDPITVPRVTCERTNNGLDKKFYFNPEEVHRCRHVTI